In Candidatus Manganitrophaceae bacterium, one DNA window encodes the following:
- a CDS encoding methyltransferase domain-containing protein, translated as MDKYTAKKRYQNTAVAGRYDRDRYQSIWGQLKNKQTHATLAKALASLPPQSTVVDIPCGTGRFGAFLSDLGHRWIGSDISAEMMSFSQKKLAGSAGILGHLRCDAERLPLRDKSVDCVLSIRFLPHLPIEVKHEVLKEMGRVSRRWLVIDHTYRNPYKAFWRDLGSKLGVGSGKKRRPKDEIFREIERAGLRIEQVFPVSRIFSDNMILLCSKI; from the coding sequence GTGGATAAATACACGGCAAAGAAACGTTATCAAAATACCGCGGTTGCAGGTCGTTACGATCGAGACCGGTACCAATCGATTTGGGGACAGTTGAAAAACAAACAGACCCATGCGACCCTCGCCAAGGCGCTCGCCTCCTTGCCCCCTCAGAGCACCGTGGTCGATATCCCGTGCGGCACCGGCCGCTTCGGGGCGTTTTTATCCGATTTGGGACACCGCTGGATCGGCTCCGATATCTCGGCTGAGATGATGTCTTTTTCACAGAAAAAGTTGGCGGGGAGCGCCGGCATTCTCGGACATCTGCGATGCGATGCGGAGCGGCTTCCCTTGCGGGATAAGAGCGTCGACTGTGTCCTCTCGATCCGCTTTCTTCCACACCTGCCGATCGAGGTCAAACATGAGGTGTTGAAAGAGATGGGCCGGGTCAGCCGGCGTTGGTTGGTCATCGATCATACGTATCGAAATCCATACAAAGCGTTCTGGAGAGACCTCGGATCGAAACTGGGGGTCGGAAGTGGAAAAAAACGCCGGCCGAAGGATGAGATTTTTCGTGAAATCGAGCGGGCCGGGCTGAGAATTGAGCAGGTTTTTCCCGTCTCGCGGATCTTCTCGGACAACATGATCCTCCTCTGCAGCAAGATCTGA
- a CDS encoding glycosyltransferase family 4 protein, with the protein MKIAFVRKSYRFHGGAEQHLTQLMLDLQRAGHEVHLFAHQWTGDRLAGITFHPVPMIGGLSFLKVLTFAWFAKRRLRGHRFDIVQSLDKTVSQDIYWAEDGCHRAWLSARTKRLSPFQRFLVFLNPLHWLILRIESRIFKRGNYKKIIAISKQVKEEIVQLYPVRPDDVTVIYNGVDLERFHPRNREASRGVIRKRHQVSESQFLLLFVGSGFERKGLRCVIEALGVLKTPEIVLFVLGRGRSINYLQRAAQLGIGASVRFLGPQKQIEKYYASADLFVFPTLYEPFGQVHLEAMASGLPVITNAGCGGAEIVREGENGALLKDPTDSLLLAEKINSFYNEARSDPRFMERTGRAARREAERYPPEKAAREMVALYREIVAGGRPDC; encoded by the coding sequence ATGAAGATCGCGTTCGTCCGAAAAAGCTACCGTTTTCACGGCGGCGCGGAGCAGCACCTGACCCAGCTGATGCTCGATCTTCAGAGAGCGGGCCATGAGGTGCATCTCTTCGCCCATCAATGGACCGGGGACCGTCTGGCGGGAATCACCTTTCACCCGGTGCCGATGATCGGCGGGCTCTCTTTTCTCAAGGTCTTAACCTTTGCCTGGTTCGCGAAGCGCCGGCTGCGCGGACATCGATTTGATATCGTCCAGAGCCTAGACAAGACCGTCTCGCAAGATATTTATTGGGCGGAGGATGGATGCCATCGCGCCTGGCTGTCGGCGCGGACGAAACGCCTCTCTCCCTTTCAACGGTTTTTGGTTTTTCTCAACCCCCTTCATTGGCTGATTCTCCGGATCGAATCGCGCATTTTCAAAAGGGGAAACTATAAAAAAATCATCGCCATCTCGAAGCAGGTGAAAGAGGAGATTGTCCAACTCTATCCGGTCCGACCGGACGATGTGACGGTCATCTACAACGGCGTTGATTTGGAGCGGTTTCATCCGAGAAACCGAGAGGCGTCTCGGGGGGTCATCCGAAAACGGCACCAGGTTTCCGAATCGCAATTTCTCCTTCTCTTCGTCGGATCGGGATTCGAGCGAAAGGGGCTTCGCTGTGTGATCGAAGCGCTCGGAGTGCTGAAAACGCCGGAGATCGTTCTCTTTGTCCTCGGCCGGGGACGCTCGATCAACTATCTGCAGCGGGCGGCGCAGTTGGGTATCGGCGCGTCGGTTCGGTTTTTGGGGCCGCAGAAACAGATCGAGAAATATTATGCGTCGGCGGACCTCTTCGTCTTCCCGACCCTTTATGAGCCGTTTGGGCAGGTCCATTTGGAAGCGATGGCGAGCGGGTTGCCGGTCATTACCAATGCGGGATGCGGCGGGGCGGAGATCGTCCGGGAGGGGGAGAACGGGGCGCTTTTAAAAGATCCGACCGACTCACTTTTGCTTGCAGAGAAGATCAATTCTTTCTATAATGAAGCCCGCAGCGACCCCCGGTTCATGGAACGGACGGGACGCGCGGCCCGTCGGGAGGCGGAGCGATATCCGCCCGAGAAGGCCGCTCGGGAGATGGTGGCGCTCTACCGGGAGATCGTCGCCGGGGGTCGGCCCGATTGTTAA
- a CDS encoding glycosyltransferase: MAERAPVTVLHLISRLPSGGVENQLRKVVRLYDRRLFRPIVCCMKEKGETGEAIERDGTPVIVLNRMQRHTFDLRLVGLLRRLMREQRVTILRTHQFHANLYGRIAAISAGVPVILPSFHNTYARRKRHRSVVNWLLARGTDRLITVSDAVKRDLIRYDHLPEEKIKVIHNGCDIDRFMRPALQEDLRVKWKIPAAAPVIGTVGRLAKEKGQALLIEAVSLLQSEFPDLHLIIVGEGPEREALEKEGARRGLGNRLILTGLQREVPDYLALMNLFVFPSLNEGFSNALLEAMAAGKPVIASDIVENVEILPSEKFGLRVPPNDAGALAEKIRFLLKNPSEAEAMGRRAQARVAAEFTDAIMMEKIQRLYQTLLQEKKIWVTEAGAP, from the coding sequence ATGGCTGAGCGCGCTCCCGTGACGGTGCTCCATCTGATTTCGCGGCTTCCGTCCGGCGGGGTGGAGAACCAGCTGCGTAAGGTCGTCCGCCTCTATGACCGGCGGCTGTTTCGGCCGATCGTCTGCTGCATGAAAGAGAAGGGAGAGACCGGAGAGGCGATCGAGCGGGACGGCACCCCGGTGATCGTCTTGAATCGGATGCAGCGACATACCTTCGATCTGCGGCTCGTCGGCCTCCTTCGCCGCTTGATGCGGGAGCAGCGGGTGACGATCCTTCGGACGCATCAATTTCACGCAAACCTCTACGGTCGGATTGCGGCGATTTCGGCCGGCGTCCCGGTGATCCTCCCCTCGTTTCACAACACCTATGCCCGGCGAAAGCGGCATCGCTCCGTCGTCAACTGGCTCTTGGCGCGGGGGACCGATCGGCTGATTACCGTCTCGGACGCGGTGAAGCGGGATTTGATCCGGTATGATCATCTTCCGGAAGAGAAAATCAAGGTGATCCATAACGGATGCGACATCGACCGCTTTATGAGACCGGCGCTGCAAGAGGACCTTCGCGTAAAATGGAAGATCCCGGCCGCCGCACCGGTGATCGGGACCGTCGGCCGGCTTGCGAAGGAGAAGGGACAGGCGCTTTTGATTGAGGCGGTTTCGCTGCTGCAGTCGGAGTTTCCCGATCTCCATCTCATCATCGTCGGCGAAGGACCGGAGCGGGAGGCGCTCGAGAAAGAGGGGGCGCGCCGAGGCCTGGGCAATCGCCTGATTTTGACCGGACTTCAACGGGAGGTCCCCGATTATCTGGCGCTGATGAACCTCTTCGTCTTTCCGTCGTTGAACGAGGGGTTCTCGAATGCGTTGTTGGAGGCGATGGCGGCGGGAAAGCCGGTGATCGCTTCGGACATCGTGGAGAATGTCGAAATTCTTCCCTCCGAGAAGTTCGGCCTGCGCGTTCCGCCGAATGACGCCGGCGCGCTGGCGGAGAAGATCCGCTTTCTGTTGAAGAACCCCTCGGAGGCGGAGGCGATGGGGCGGCGGGCGCAGGCGCGGGTCGCGGCCGAGTTTACCGATGCGATCATGATGGAGAAAATTCAACGATTGTATCAGACCCTTCTGCAAGAGAAAAAGATTTGGGTCACGGAAGCGGGCGCGCCATGA
- a CDS encoding glycosyltransferase: MKILIVGPEYDEKGGRFQSDIAWSFHRLLQQRGHAVDFFAYKKRNLFAFIEKNKGVKAWWHRRMNRDLVRRVVAERPDLMIVFKGGSVEAEALWEIRNRTPTVMMNLFPDNPLHMMPFRNIEPYHFFFIKDSYALAALTKIGFQNVRYLPHAADPDVCRPVALTPEEQKGWGADLSLVGSHYPYRGFLMRELQAFDLKIWGKGWASLPSDDPIRPAVQGRSVWGEEKTKVVCGSKISLNPHHPLNDITGINDRTFEIAACGGFQLLDRKADLEKHFKIGEEIIAYNDKKELLELIRYYLDHEETRRQIAERAYRRVLKDHTVAHRVDTLLSLYGADHG; this comes from the coding sequence ATGAAGATTTTGATCGTCGGTCCCGAATATGACGAGAAAGGGGGGCGTTTCCAAAGCGACATCGCTTGGTCGTTCCATCGTCTGCTGCAGCAGCGGGGCCATGCGGTCGACTTTTTCGCCTACAAGAAGCGGAATCTCTTTGCATTCATCGAGAAGAACAAGGGGGTGAAAGCCTGGTGGCATCGGCGGATGAACCGCGATCTCGTCCGCCGGGTGGTCGCCGAGCGTCCCGACCTGATGATTGTCTTTAAGGGGGGCTCGGTCGAGGCCGAGGCGCTCTGGGAGATCCGGAACAGAACACCGACGGTGATGATGAACCTCTTTCCGGACAACCCGCTTCACATGATGCCATTCCGGAATATCGAGCCATATCATTTCTTCTTCATCAAAGATTCGTATGCGTTGGCGGCGTTGACGAAGATCGGATTTCAAAACGTCCGTTATCTTCCGCATGCCGCCGATCCCGACGTCTGCCGTCCCGTCGCGTTGACGCCGGAGGAACAAAAAGGGTGGGGCGCCGATCTCTCCCTCGTCGGGTCGCACTATCCGTATCGAGGGTTTTTGATGCGGGAGCTGCAGGCGTTCGATCTGAAGATCTGGGGGAAGGGATGGGCCTCCCTCCCGTCCGACGATCCGATTCGGCCGGCGGTCCAGGGACGAAGCGTCTGGGGAGAGGAGAAGACGAAGGTGGTCTGCGGGTCGAAGATTTCGCTCAACCCCCATCACCCCCTCAACGACATCACCGGGATCAACGACCGGACCTTCGAGATCGCCGCCTGCGGCGGATTCCAGCTGCTCGATCGGAAGGCCGATTTGGAAAAGCATTTCAAGATCGGCGAAGAGATCATTGCTTACAACGACAAAAAAGAGCTGTTGGAGCTGATCCGATACTACCTCGATCATGAGGAGACCCGGCGTCAGATTGCCGAGCGCGCCTACCGCCGTGTTTTGAAGGATCACACCGTCGCGCACCGGGTCGATACCCTTCTCTCCCTCTATGGAGCCGATCATGGCTGA
- the rfaQ gene encoding putative lipopolysaccharide heptosyltransferase III, which produces MIGVAPEEVRSILIMLFRQIGDVLLSTPTIRAFKEAFPQATMSVAVFKESAPILEGNPFIDRIIVVDPKWKALPAMERLRRERAVLGEIRSAHVDLSVNLTTGDRGLFLSLYSGAGHRVGLLPTQRPARLMRMIYNLPFQVPNTHTHMVERHLESIRALGYEPLRKRPELFFSKEEEDRLLSLLIAQGWSERRQAEGRFLVQVHPVSRWIFKCWQDDAMAAAIDHLIGERGVDVVLTGGPAAIEREKCDRILSLTRHRPMSLVGKTSLRELAALSKRADLFFGVDSAPMHIAAAMETPVVTLFGPSVAELWRPWGEGHTTVIKDFSCVPCSQDGCGGSKRSRCLEEMTPKEVIGEIDRSLSLLKAARREPSVIRLLPAIGV; this is translated from the coding sequence ATGATCGGGGTTGCGCCGGAGGAGGTCCGATCGATTCTGATCATGCTTTTTCGCCAGATCGGCGACGTCCTCCTCTCGACGCCGACAATCCGCGCTTTCAAAGAGGCGTTTCCTCAGGCAACGATGTCGGTGGCGGTGTTCAAGGAGTCGGCGCCGATTTTAGAGGGAAATCCATTCATCGACCGGATCATCGTCGTCGATCCGAAGTGGAAAGCGCTCCCGGCGATGGAGCGGCTTCGGCGGGAGCGGGCGGTCTTGGGAGAAATCCGGTCGGCTCACGTCGATCTCTCGGTCAATTTGACCACCGGCGACCGCGGCCTTTTTCTCTCGCTCTACTCGGGGGCGGGCCATCGCGTCGGGCTCCTTCCGACGCAGCGGCCGGCGCGGCTGATGCGGATGATTTATAACCTTCCCTTTCAGGTGCCGAACACCCACACCCACATGGTGGAGCGGCATCTGGAATCGATCCGCGCGCTCGGATATGAGCCGCTTCGGAAACGGCCGGAGCTCTTCTTCTCCAAAGAGGAGGAAGACCGGCTCCTCTCGCTCTTGATCGCGCAAGGGTGGTCGGAGCGGCGGCAGGCGGAGGGACGGTTTTTGGTGCAGGTCCATCCGGTGTCGCGATGGATCTTCAAATGCTGGCAAGATGACGCGATGGCGGCGGCGATCGATCATCTGATCGGGGAACGGGGGGTCGATGTCGTGTTGACCGGAGGGCCGGCCGCAATTGAACGAGAGAAGTGCGACCGGATTCTTTCTCTCACCCGACACCGTCCGATGAGCCTGGTCGGCAAGACCAGCCTTCGCGAGCTGGCGGCGCTCTCCAAGCGGGCCGACCTCTTCTTCGGCGTCGACAGTGCGCCGATGCATATCGCCGCGGCAATGGAAACGCCGGTGGTCACCCTCTTCGGCCCCTCGGTGGCGGAGCTCTGGCGGCCCTGGGGAGAGGGACATACGACGGTGATCAAAGATTTCTCCTGCGTTCCCTGCAGCCAAGACGGCTGCGGCGGGAGCAAGCGGAGCCGCTGCTTGGAGGAGATGACGCCGAAAGAGGTGATCGGAGAGATTGACCGGAGCCTCTCTCTATTAAAGGCGGCGCGACGCGAGCCGAGCGTCATCCGTCTCCTGCCGGCAATCGGAGTCTAA
- a CDS encoding glycosyltransferase family 4 protein, whose translation MKILHTEASLAWGGQEIRILTEAKGFVKRGHTVVVAAPPDALIFARAQEAGLPTEAVPMQKSGYPAAVKGLLEVIEKHQIDLVHTHSSRDSWLGLFAARFSGRRPRLIRTRHLSTPVGRSWLSTWLYRRPDRIITTGEATRRLLIEESGLAPERIISIPTGVDLGHFQPVPPAAGVPAVGMVAFLRDWKGHTYFIDAAREVLRKMPEAAFYIVGDGPEEERLRSLLDRINLTDRIEMLGYQTDIRAVLSRLDIVVLTSYANEGVPQSLLQAMAMEKPVIGTTVGGIPEVIEEGVNGYLIPPRDSDACAAKILELIQQPALRAAMGRAGRARVEKEFSFDRMLDQVETVYHAALERGGR comes from the coding sequence ATGAAGATTTTGCATACAGAAGCGTCCCTGGCGTGGGGCGGCCAGGAGATCCGGATCTTGACCGAGGCGAAGGGGTTCGTCAAACGGGGCCACACGGTGGTGGTCGCCGCGCCCCCCGACGCTCTTATTTTTGCCCGCGCGCAAGAAGCCGGCCTGCCGACCGAGGCGGTCCCGATGCAGAAGAGCGGCTACCCCGCGGCGGTGAAGGGGCTTCTCGAGGTCATTGAAAAACATCAAATCGACCTGGTCCACACCCACAGCTCGCGCGACAGCTGGCTCGGCCTTTTTGCCGCCCGCTTTTCGGGCCGAAGGCCCCGGCTGATCCGGACACGGCATCTCTCCACCCCGGTCGGACGGAGCTGGCTTTCGACCTGGCTCTATCGGCGTCCCGACCGGATCATCACCACCGGGGAGGCGACCCGCCGTCTGCTCATCGAGGAGAGTGGACTTGCGCCGGAGCGGATCATCTCCATCCCAACCGGGGTCGATCTCGGCCATTTTCAGCCGGTCCCGCCGGCCGCCGGGGTGCCGGCCGTCGGGATGGTTGCCTTTCTCAGAGACTGGAAAGGCCATACCTACTTCATCGACGCCGCGCGGGAGGTCTTGCGAAAAATGCCGGAGGCGGCGTTCTATATCGTCGGCGACGGACCGGAAGAGGAGCGGCTCCGATCGCTCCTCGACCGGATCAATCTCACCGATCGGATCGAGATGCTCGGATATCAGACCGACATCCGTGCGGTCTTGAGTCGCCTGGATATCGTCGTCCTCACCTCTTATGCGAATGAGGGGGTACCGCAGTCGCTGCTCCAGGCGATGGCGATGGAGAAACCGGTGATCGGAACGACGGTCGGCGGTATTCCGGAGGTGATCGAAGAGGGGGTGAACGGATATCTCATTCCTCCTCGGGATTCGGACGCGTGTGCGGCGAAGATTTTGGAATTGATTCAACAGCCGGCCCTGCGGGCTGCAATGGGACGGGCCGGTCGGGCGCGGGTTGAAAAAGAGTTCAGTTTCGACCGGATGCTCGATCAGGTCGAGACGGTCTATCACGCGGCGCTGGAGAGGGGCGGGAGATGA
- a CDS encoding isoprenylcysteine carboxylmethyltransferase family protein, with protein sequence MTDLSKLVGKNRIVTSLLMGAAFWFFARPSFVSIAAGIPFVLLGEAIRVWSSGYIRKNQELATTGPYAFTRNPLYLGNGVLGFGFVVMGRSWVLLLLFLFGFAFIYRSTIRQEEERLAARFGERFSAYVTTVPRFFPRWRRGASEAGSFDWGLVMKHREHRTWLGILVMLVLMIIKVG encoded by the coding sequence ATGACTGATCTCTCAAAGTTGGTCGGAAAAAATCGGATTGTCACCAGCTTGCTGATGGGAGCGGCTTTCTGGTTTTTTGCCCGGCCTTCGTTCGTTTCCATCGCCGCCGGGATCCCGTTCGTTCTCCTGGGAGAAGCGATCCGCGTCTGGTCCTCCGGCTACATCCGGAAGAATCAAGAGCTGGCGACGACCGGGCCGTATGCCTTTACGCGAAATCCCCTTTATCTGGGGAATGGGGTCTTGGGATTCGGCTTCGTGGTGATGGGCCGGAGCTGGGTGCTCCTCCTCTTGTTCCTCTTTGGGTTTGCGTTTATTTATCGCTCAACGATCCGGCAGGAAGAAGAACGGCTTGCTGCAAGGTTCGGCGAGCGCTTCTCGGCGTATGTCACGACGGTTCCCCGATTCTTCCCCCGTTGGCGCCGCGGCGCTTCCGAGGCGGGGAGCTTCGACTGGGGGCTGGTGATGAAACATCGGGAGCACCGGACCTGGCTCGGGATTCTCGTGATGTTGGTGTTGATGATCATCAAGGTCGGCTAG
- a CDS encoding glycosyltransferase family 2 protein, which produces MTPPTGRPPISVTVITRDEAGEIDACLSSVAWADEIVVVDSGSTDRTVEIAKRFTGKVFHHPWEGYARQKNWAVAQASHDWILSLDADERVSPALREEIERAIGAPSPAAGYLIPRKNFFLGHWIRHGGWSPDYVLRLFQRKEGRFLDRKVHEAVSVDGPVGRLKTPLEHYTYRSLEAYFERMERYSTLAAEELFERGKKANALDLTLRPWTTFIRMYLLRLGFLDGWDGFLLARLYSRYTYFKYAKLAQMAKPATTTKKEPKEG; this is translated from the coding sequence GTGACCCCCCCCACGGGCCGGCCTCCGATTTCGGTCACGGTGATTACCCGCGATGAGGCGGGAGAGATCGACGCCTGCCTCTCCAGCGTGGCCTGGGCCGATGAAATCGTCGTCGTCGATTCCGGGAGCACCGATCGGACGGTGGAGATCGCAAAGCGGTTTACCGGGAAGGTTTTTCATCATCCCTGGGAAGGGTATGCCCGGCAGAAGAATTGGGCGGTGGCCCAGGCCTCGCATGATTGGATCCTCAGCCTCGACGCCGACGAGCGGGTTTCCCCGGCCTTAAGAGAGGAGATTGAGCGCGCGATCGGCGCCCCCTCTCCGGCCGCCGGCTATCTGATCCCGAGAAAAAACTTCTTTCTCGGGCATTGGATTCGCCACGGCGGGTGGTCTCCCGATTATGTGCTGCGGCTCTTTCAGCGGAAGGAAGGGCGCTTTCTCGATCGAAAGGTCCACGAGGCGGTCTCGGTCGACGGCCCGGTCGGCCGATTAAAGACGCCGCTGGAGCACTATACCTACCGGTCGCTGGAGGCCTACTTCGAGCGGATGGAGCGGTATTCCACCTTGGCGGCGGAGGAGTTGTTCGAACGGGGGAAAAAAGCGAACGCCCTCGATCTGACGCTCCGCCCTTGGACGACCTTCATCAGGATGTATCTCCTCCGTCTCGGTTTTCTCGACGGATGGGACGGTTTTCTATTGGCGCGGCTCTACAGCCGGTATACCTATTTCAAATATGCCAAGCTCGCCCAAATGGCGAAGCCGGCAACAACGACAAAGAAGGAGCCTAAAGAGGGATGA
- a CDS encoding Trm112 family protein gives MAVNKDLLEILACPKCKGDIQLNEKGDGLACPKCKLLYPIREDIPIMLIDEAVKLP, from the coding sequence ATGGCGGTCAACAAAGATTTGCTCGAAATTTTAGCCTGTCCCAAGTGCAAAGGGGACATTCAATTGAATGAGAAGGGGGATGGGTTGGCCTGTCCCAAGTGTAAACTGCTCTATCCGATTCGGGAAGATATCCCGATCATGCTGATCGACGAGGCCGTCAAGCTCCCGTGA
- the waaF gene encoding lipopolysaccharide heptosyltransferase II has translation MARGITGRNYREVLILKPSSLGDVIDALPAVGAIRKGYPSARISWLVKSEWAPVLTGHPYIDEVIAVPFAWGAVPQLIRAVRRRPFDLVVDLQGLSRSALLGAATTASVRVGFAAAREGAPWFYTDRVVVPEQSVHAVDRYREVARALGCDVARIDFGISISAEADRAVDRLLPKIGLSAPGPFSVIHPTARWESKKWLPARFAELADRLIGEKQRSIVFVGSRGEREEVGRIVGMMKQPAGNAAGETTLPELAALIRRAQSFICNDSGPMHLAAAVGTPVIALFGPTDPRKVGPYGAGNRVIRKEFSCAGCHRNRCVRENECMRAISVEEVIKEISECGLKI, from the coding sequence GTGGCTCGCGGAATAACGGGACGGAATTATCGAGAGGTGCTCATCCTCAAGCCGAGTTCGCTCGGCGACGTGATCGATGCCCTCCCGGCGGTCGGCGCGATTCGGAAGGGATATCCGTCGGCGCGGATCTCTTGGCTGGTGAAGTCGGAGTGGGCGCCGGTGTTGACCGGACACCCCTATATCGATGAGGTGATCGCCGTGCCGTTTGCCTGGGGGGCCGTCCCGCAGCTGATCCGGGCGGTTCGACGGCGGCCGTTCGATCTGGTGGTCGATCTGCAAGGGCTGTCGCGGAGCGCTCTGTTGGGGGCGGCGACGACGGCGTCGGTCCGGGTCGGTTTTGCCGCAGCGAGAGAAGGGGCCCCCTGGTTTTATACCGACCGGGTGGTGGTTCCGGAGCAAAGCGTCCATGCGGTCGATCGGTATCGGGAGGTGGCGCGGGCGCTCGGCTGTGATGTGGCGCGAATCGACTTCGGGATTTCAATCTCGGCCGAGGCAGACCGGGCGGTCGATCGGCTCCTTCCCAAGATCGGCCTCTCCGCCCCGGGACCGTTTAGTGTGATCCACCCGACCGCCCGTTGGGAGAGCAAGAAGTGGCTGCCGGCCCGTTTCGCGGAGCTGGCCGACCGGCTCATTGGAGAGAAGCAGCGCTCGATCGTTTTCGTCGGCAGCCGCGGCGAGCGGGAAGAGGTCGGCCGGATTGTCGGAATGATGAAACAGCCGGCAGGGAATGCCGCGGGGGAGACGACCCTGCCGGAGCTGGCCGCCTTGATCCGCCGCGCGCAATCGTTCATCTGCAACGATTCGGGTCCGATGCACCTGGCAGCGGCGGTCGGCACGCCGGTGATCGCATTGTTCGGTCCGACCGATCCGAGGAAGGTCGGTCCCTATGGCGCAGGAAACAGAGTTATTCGGAAGGAGTTCTCCTGTGCCGGTTGCCACCGCAACCGCTGCGTGAGAGAAAACGAATGCATGCGGGCGATCAGTGTAGAAGAAGTGATAAAGGAAATTTCGGAGTGCGGATTAAAAATATGA
- a CDS encoding lysophospholipid acyltransferase family protein: MRQKLEYLLARILILFLQRLPFRIAVAFGAALGRLFYLADRRHRWITFEALKTAIGTERDERELWRIARGVFENLGRSVTEFVWIQGRPADLLMQRTTFEGMEHYTAAAEGKKGVLLLTAHFGNWEWMATAAAVLGMKLSVVARPLDNPYLNEMINGWRERYGNRVLNKRTSAAEIMRRLRAGETVGVLLDQNTALSEAVFVDYFGRPAATHKGLAIMALRTGVPLLPAFIVREGNRHRVIVEKPLEIPRTGNLERDIREATALFTRTIESYVRRYPDQWLWVHRRWKTQPK; this comes from the coding sequence ATGAGACAAAAGCTCGAATATCTCCTCGCACGCATCTTGATTTTATTTCTTCAGCGCCTGCCGTTTCGAATCGCCGTCGCCTTCGGGGCCGCGCTGGGACGGCTTTTCTATCTGGCCGACCGCCGACACCGGTGGATTACGTTCGAGGCGCTCAAAACGGCGATCGGAACGGAGCGAGACGAGCGGGAGTTGTGGCGAATTGCGCGCGGGGTCTTCGAGAATCTGGGGAGGTCGGTCACCGAGTTTGTCTGGATCCAGGGACGGCCCGCCGATCTGTTGATGCAGCGGACAACCTTCGAGGGGATGGAGCACTATACCGCCGCCGCCGAGGGGAAAAAAGGGGTCTTGCTTCTCACCGCCCATTTTGGAAATTGGGAGTGGATGGCGACGGCCGCAGCCGTCTTGGGAATGAAGCTCTCGGTTGTTGCGCGGCCGCTCGATAACCCGTACCTCAATGAGATGATCAACGGCTGGCGGGAGCGTTACGGAAACCGAGTCTTAAACAAGCGGACCTCGGCGGCGGAAATCATGCGGCGGCTGCGGGCCGGGGAGACGGTCGGCGTTCTCCTCGACCAGAACACCGCCTTGAGCGAAGCGGTCTTCGTCGACTATTTCGGCCGGCCGGCGGCCACGCATAAGGGGCTCGCGATCATGGCGCTCCGGACCGGCGTTCCCCTTCTTCCCGCATTCATCGTTCGAGAGGGGAATCGGCACCGGGTCATCGTCGAGAAGCCGCTGGAGATCCCGCGGACGGGCAATCTGGAGCGGGACATTCGCGAGGCGACCGCGCTCTTTACACGGACGATCGAATCGTACGTCCGGCGCTATCCCGATCAATGGCTCTGGGTCCATCGACGATGGAAAACACAGCCGAAATAA